A portion of the Shewanella sp. SNU WT4 genome contains these proteins:
- a CDS encoding aspartate aminotransferase family protein, whose amino-acid sequence MSNKPSLQRAQFDQVMVPNYAPANIIPVRGEGSRVWDQQGREFIDFAGGIAVNCLGHCHPALTAALMEQGNKLWHLSNVMTNEPALALATTLIEHTFAEKVYFANSGTEANEAALKLARRYAQDKFSSDKIEIIAFNQAFHGRTFFAVTVGGQAAYSDGFGPKPQGVTHLPYNDIAALEAQVSDKTCAIMLEPLQGEGGIINATPEFLSAVRRLADKHNALVIYDEVQTGVGRTGKLYAYMHTNIVPDILTTAKSLGGGFPIAAMLTTSAIAAHFKVGTHGSTYGGNPLACAVANAVLGQVCQPQVLDGVRQREQLFRAGLAAINEKYHVFSTVRGQGLLLGAVLNEQYAGRSRDFLLASLDQGLMSLIAGPNVVRFAPSLIIPETDIAEGLARFERAVASVVA is encoded by the coding sequence ATGAGTAACAAGCCGTCGTTGCAACGCGCACAATTCGATCAAGTCATGGTGCCTAACTATGCCCCAGCTAATATCATTCCTGTGCGGGGAGAGGGCAGTCGAGTGTGGGATCAGCAAGGTCGAGAATTTATTGATTTTGCAGGTGGAATAGCCGTTAACTGCTTAGGTCATTGTCATCCAGCTCTTACTGCGGCCTTAATGGAGCAAGGCAATAAGTTATGGCATTTATCTAATGTGATGACTAATGAGCCTGCGCTTGCATTAGCAACTACCTTGATTGAGCACACTTTTGCTGAAAAAGTTTACTTTGCCAACTCAGGTACCGAAGCGAACGAAGCGGCCTTAAAGCTTGCTCGTCGTTATGCCCAAGATAAGTTTTCTAGCGATAAAATTGAAATCATTGCCTTTAACCAAGCCTTCCATGGTCGCACTTTCTTTGCTGTAACAGTAGGTGGACAAGCGGCCTATTCCGATGGTTTTGGCCCTAAGCCGCAAGGCGTGACGCACTTGCCGTATAACGATATCGCGGCGCTAGAAGCTCAAGTTTCAGATAAAACTTGCGCGATTATGCTGGAACCTTTGCAAGGCGAAGGCGGCATCATTAACGCCACCCCTGAGTTCTTAAGTGCGGTGCGCCGTTTAGCGGATAAACATAATGCGCTGGTGATTTATGATGAAGTGCAAACTGGCGTTGGCCGTACAGGCAAGCTGTACGCATACATGCACACTAATATAGTGCCGGATATTTTAACCACAGCTAAATCTCTCGGTGGCGGCTTCCCGATAGCCGCTATGCTCACCACCTCAGCCATAGCTGCCCACTTTAAAGTGGGTACCCATGGCTCAACCTATGGCGGTAATCCACTCGCTTGCGCCGTGGCTAATGCGGTATTGGGTCAAGTGTGCCAGCCCCAAGTGTTAGATGGTGTGCGCCAGCGCGAGCAGCTATTTCGTGCCGGTTTAGCGGCGATTAACGAAAAATATCATGTGTTTAGTACAGTGCGTGGCCAAGGCTTACTGTTAGGCGCAGTGCTCAATGAGCAATACGCGGGTCGCAGTCGTGACTTCTTACTCGCCAGCTTAGATCAAGGGCTAATGAGTTTAATTGCTGGCCCTAATGTGGTGCGGTTTGCGCCGTCACTCATTATTCCTGAAACCGATATTGCCGAAGGCTTAGCTCGCTTTGAGCGCGCAGTTGCGAGTGTGGTTGCTTAA
- the astA gene encoding arginine N-succinyltransferase: MLVIRPIRASDFTALKQIAIDSGHGFTSLPVNDELLSSKIARSEASFLKDVVTPRDEGYLFVLEDTVSQQVVGTCGLEAAVGMDDAFYHYRLGTEVYHSEQIDVRNEVETLTLCHDYTGAAELCTLFLKDDYRKGNNGRTLSRSRFLFLAQFPKRFGERVIAEMRGVSNEQGESPFYGWLQKHFIGIDFVYADYLSGIGQKGFMAEMMPRNPIYVALLPQEAQDVIGEVHANTRPAVRLLHAEGFRHRGYVDIFDGGPTVECHLSDIRAVCESRLVSVNIVTNNDAPISAPVKSYIVSTIRLDNFRVCEAKLAITDDLQTVDISPELASALLLQDGETIRILAM; encoded by the coding sequence ATGCTCGTTATTCGTCCAATTCGCGCCAGTGATTTTACTGCGCTTAAGCAAATCGCTATTGATTCTGGTCATGGGTTTACGTCGTTGCCTGTTAATGATGAATTACTTAGCAGCAAAATAGCGCGCTCAGAAGCATCATTTCTTAAAGATGTGGTTACGCCAAGGGATGAAGGTTACTTATTTGTCTTAGAGGATACTGTTAGCCAGCAAGTGGTGGGTACTTGTGGTCTTGAGGCGGCGGTTGGTATGGATGATGCTTTCTATCATTACCGCTTAGGGACGGAAGTTTATCATTCTGAACAAATTGATGTGCGTAATGAAGTTGAAACCTTAACCTTATGCCATGACTACACGGGCGCCGCTGAACTTTGTACCTTGTTTTTAAAAGATGATTACCGCAAAGGTAACAATGGCCGCACTTTATCGCGCAGTCGCTTTTTATTCTTAGCGCAATTTCCTAAGCGCTTTGGTGAACGGGTCATTGCCGAAATGCGTGGGGTGTCGAATGAGCAAGGTGAATCGCCATTTTACGGTTGGCTGCAAAAGCATTTTATTGGCATTGATTTTGTGTATGCCGATTATCTTTCGGGCATAGGTCAAAAAGGCTTTATGGCCGAAATGATGCCAAGAAACCCTATCTATGTCGCGCTTTTGCCGCAAGAAGCTCAAGATGTGATTGGTGAAGTGCATGCCAATACTCGGCCCGCGGTGCGCTTGCTCCACGCCGAAGGTTTTAGGCACCGGGGCTATGTCGATATTTTTGATGGCGGCCCTACGGTTGAATGCCATTTATCTGACATCCGCGCGGTTTGTGAAAGCCGTCTAGTGAGCGTCAATATAGTCACTAACAATGACGCGCCTATCAGCGCCCCTGTTAAGAGCTACATAGTGTCTACTATTCGCCTTGATAACTTCAGAGTCTGTGAAGCTAAATTGGCGATCACCGATGATCTACAAACCGTTGATATTTCGCCTGAGCTTGCCAGTGCCTTGTTACTGCAAGACGGTGAGACTATTCGCATTTTAGCCATGTAG
- the astD gene encoding succinylglutamate-semialdehyde dehydrogenase, with protein MTQYINGQWLAGNGPAMQSLDPGLNQVIWQSNSAGAEQVNAAVLAARAAQFAWFALGFAGRLAIVEAYRNQLEGNKQLLAETIAAETGKPLWETQTEAAAMIGKIALSVSAYHQRTGETHSETAAGRAVLRHKPHGVVAVFGPYNFPGHLPNGHIVPALLAGNTVIFKPSELTPKVAELMVTLWDKAKLPAGVLNLVQGEVATGKALAAHPQLDGLFFTGSSRTGHLLHQQFAGDPGKILALEMGGNNPLIVKNVANIRAAVHDIIQSAYISSGQRCTCARRLYIEVGAAGDALISALVAAVERIAVNSAFATPQPFMGSMISVAAAKGMVAAQAKLIALGAKSLVTLKHLDANTGLVSPGLMDVSAISELPDEEYFGPLLQIVRYQDFDEAIELANSSRYGLSAGLLADDRADFEYFLMRIRAGIVNWNKQITGASGAAPFGGVGASGNHRASAFYAADYCAYPVASMEADSLSIPDTLSPGLVL; from the coding sequence ATGACTCAATACATTAATGGCCAATGGCTAGCTGGTAATGGGCCAGCCATGCAATCCTTAGATCCTGGATTAAACCAAGTGATTTGGCAGAGTAATAGCGCTGGTGCTGAACAAGTGAATGCCGCCGTGCTGGCGGCGCGCGCGGCGCAATTTGCGTGGTTTGCTTTAGGCTTTGCTGGGCGCTTAGCCATAGTCGAAGCGTATCGCAATCAGCTTGAAGGCAATAAACAACTGCTGGCTGAAACCATAGCGGCCGAAACTGGTAAGCCTTTATGGGAAACACAAACGGAAGCGGCAGCCATGATAGGCAAGATAGCTTTGTCTGTGAGCGCCTATCATCAGCGCACTGGTGAAACCCATAGTGAAACCGCGGCAGGGCGCGCTGTTTTACGGCATAAACCCCATGGCGTTGTGGCTGTTTTTGGTCCTTATAATTTCCCTGGGCATTTACCTAATGGCCATATAGTTCCGGCCTTATTGGCAGGCAATACTGTCATCTTCAAACCCTCAGAATTAACCCCCAAAGTTGCCGAATTAATGGTGACTTTATGGGATAAAGCCAAGCTGCCTGCGGGCGTACTTAACTTAGTGCAAGGCGAAGTGGCAACCGGTAAAGCCTTGGCGGCGCATCCGCAGTTAGATGGCTTGTTTTTTACTGGCAGCTCGCGCACTGGCCATTTATTGCATCAACAATTTGCAGGCGATCCCGGCAAAATTTTAGCCTTAGAAATGGGCGGCAATAATCCGTTAATCGTTAAAAACGTCGCCAATATCCGCGCGGCTGTGCATGACATTATTCAATCGGCGTATATCTCATCAGGGCAGCGTTGCACTTGTGCGCGCCGTCTTTACATAGAAGTTGGCGCCGCGGGTGATGCCTTGATAAGCGCGTTAGTTGCAGCGGTTGAGCGTATCGCGGTTAATTCTGCCTTTGCGACGCCGCAGCCATTTATGGGCTCTATGATTTCAGTGGCGGCGGCTAAAGGCATGGTGGCGGCGCAGGCAAAGCTGATTGCATTGGGTGCAAAATCTTTAGTGACCTTGAAGCATCTTGATGCCAACACTGGCCTAGTGAGCCCAGGGCTTATGGATGTTAGCGCGATAAGCGAGTTACCCGATGAAGAGTATTTTGGCCCTTTGCTGCAAATTGTGCGTTATCAAGATTTTGATGAGGCTATAGAGCTTGCCAATAGCAGCCGTTATGGCTTGTCGGCAGGATTGCTCGCCGATGATCGCGCCGATTTTGAGTATTTCTTAATGCGAATTCGCGCTGGCATAGTCAATTGGAATAAACAAATTACCGGCGCTTCTGGCGCGGCACCATTTGGCGGCGTTGGTGCTTCGGGTAATCACAGGGCGAGCGCCTTTTACGCCGCGGATTACTGCGCTTATCCGGTTGCATCGATGGAAGCGGATAGCTTAAGTATTCCTGATACTTTAAGCCCAGGCTTAGTGCTTTAG
- a CDS encoding DUF1338 domain-containing protein, which yields MHSDVNELFQQLWFDYLKLTPSAAKVHQLLGGGQAIINDHIALRTFNRGGVGLAVLAAHFEALGYVSCGDYVFTKKKLIAKHFEHANPRLPKVFISELLVEQCSPELGVIVDDLLAQMQPAATTADNFLYSGRHWHIDSASYQALLAESEYAAWVAAFGYRANHFTVSINDLAGFNTVAEVNSALKQAGFILNSVGGEIKGDREVMLEQSATMADVIEVAFSDKTLAIPSCFYEFALRYPKANGDLYTGFVEASADKIFESTNAM from the coding sequence ATGCACTCAGATGTCAACGAGCTATTTCAGCAGTTATGGTTCGATTATCTAAAGCTGACCCCGTCTGCCGCTAAGGTTCATCAATTACTTGGCGGCGGCCAAGCCATCATTAACGATCATATTGCGCTGCGCACCTTTAATCGCGGCGGTGTGGGACTTGCGGTACTCGCTGCGCATTTTGAGGCCTTAGGTTATGTGAGTTGCGGCGACTATGTGTTTACTAAGAAAAAGTTAATCGCTAAGCATTTTGAGCATGCTAATCCGCGTTTACCTAAGGTGTTTATCTCTGAGTTGCTGGTGGAGCAATGTAGCCCTGAGCTTGGGGTTATAGTTGATGATTTGCTAGCGCAAATGCAGCCTGCGGCCACCACGGCTGATAACTTCCTGTATTCAGGACGGCACTGGCACATTGATAGCGCCAGTTATCAGGCACTACTCGCTGAAAGTGAATATGCCGCGTGGGTGGCTGCCTTTGGTTATCGCGCTAATCACTTTACTGTGTCTATTAATGATTTAGCTGGCTTTAACACTGTCGCCGAAGTAAATAGCGCGCTTAAGCAGGCGGGCTTTATTCTTAACAGTGTGGGCGGTGAAATTAAAGGCGATAGAGAAGTCATGTTAGAGCAGTCCGCCACTATGGCTGATGTAATAGAGGTGGCTTTTAGCGATAAAACCTTAGCTATCCCGAGCTGCTTTTATGAATTTGCGCTGCGCTACCCCAAAGCCAATGGCGACTTGTATACCGGTTTTGTGGAAGCTTCTGCCGATAAGATTTTTGAATCGACCAATGCTATGTAA
- a CDS encoding ATP-binding protein, with translation MMSIRSKLSLWLTALVILGTILGMLLFESMLRQAFHDSIINRLQEDLEHVIMATEIKDGQISINESKLSSFYTPVFSGRYFQLNLGDEEIRSRSLWDQQLNIKPLAKGEVRVWQARGPKKHDMQLLSVGLTSNKAYHSGTLTVAQDLSIGRQVFSEIYGTKLLINLAMLLTMICGIFLVLRQSFRPINKIKQALTRLRNGDSQTLELEGIPPELLPLATTYNELLDYTSNQIERSRHNLGNLSHGLKTPLAVMQQQVEVLGLTDPQTAEALTQQLELIRHMIERKLAVARITGNMLPAAQMNIPKDIDSLTMTLAKVYHYKAIECELQLSADITRLPIHREDGMELVGNLLDNAFKWANTKVIIEITMLSSQVRISITDDGKGVDTQQLALLTQRGKRLDESVMGHGLGLSIVKEICEQYDIGLQFTHGETLPGLQVNLLMNLS, from the coding sequence ATGATGTCCATTCGCAGTAAGCTCAGTCTTTGGCTGACTGCACTCGTTATATTAGGCACCATCCTTGGCATGCTCTTGTTTGAATCTATGCTGAGGCAGGCTTTTCACGACTCCATTATTAACCGCTTACAAGAAGATCTTGAGCACGTGATCATGGCCACCGAAATCAAGGATGGCCAGATCAGCATTAACGAGTCCAAGCTCTCGAGTTTTTATACGCCGGTGTTTTCGGGGCGCTATTTCCAACTGAATCTAGGCGATGAAGAAATTCGCTCGCGATCTTTGTGGGATCAGCAGCTCAATATCAAGCCGCTAGCCAAAGGCGAAGTACGGGTATGGCAAGCCCGCGGCCCTAAAAAGCATGACATGCAATTATTGTCTGTGGGGCTCACATCCAATAAAGCTTATCACTCAGGCACGCTCACAGTGGCGCAAGACTTAAGTATTGGCCGCCAAGTCTTTAGTGAAATTTACGGTACTAAGTTACTCATTAATTTAGCTATGCTGCTTACCATGATCTGCGGCATATTTTTAGTGCTGCGCCAATCATTTAGGCCAATCAATAAGATAAAACAAGCGTTAACTCGTCTGCGCAATGGCGATAGCCAAACCTTAGAGTTAGAAGGTATTCCACCAGAATTATTGCCTCTTGCGACCACTTATAACGAACTGCTGGATTACACTAGCAATCAAATCGAGCGCAGCCGCCACAATCTTGGCAACCTCAGCCACGGCCTCAAGACGCCGCTCGCCGTCATGCAGCAGCAAGTGGAAGTGTTAGGCTTAACAGACCCGCAAACGGCTGAGGCTTTAACTCAGCAGCTTGAGCTCATTCGCCACATGATAGAACGTAAGCTCGCAGTCGCTAGGATCACTGGCAATATGCTGCCTGCGGCGCAAATGAACATTCCAAAAGATATCGACAGCCTGACGATGACCTTAGCTAAGGTTTATCATTACAAGGCCATAGAGTGCGAATTACAGCTAAGCGCTGACATCACCCGCTTACCTATTCATAGGGAAGATGGCATGGAGCTAGTCGGTAACTTGCTCGATAATGCCTTTAAGTGGGCAAATACTAAAGTCATCATAGAAATCACTATGTTGAGCTCGCAGGTGCGCATTAGCATTACCGATGATGGCAAAGGGGTCGATACCCAGCAATTAGCCTTGCTGACGCAGCGCGGTAAACGCCTTGATGAAAGCGTGATGGGCCATGGTTTAGGGCTTTCTATCGTTAAAGAGATTTGTGAGCAATATGATATCGGCCTGCAATTTACTCATGGCGAAACGCTGCCAGGGTTACAGGTCAATTTATTGATGAACTTGTCATAA
- a CDS encoding response regulator transcription factor: MKLLLVEDNHLLVKELQKQLKQAGYITDTTDKAAEADYLIKETQYDCVILDIGLPDGNGLELLTNWRHQGVNTPVIMLTARSQWHEKVEGFNAGADDYLAKPFHAQELLARISALIQRASGRMNSPEKKLTVAGVTLDEDEQTVTVNDTLFELTAMEFRLLKIFLLSPKKLLSKSQLTDKLYQFDDEKESNVVEVYVTHLRKKLGKSAIETRRGQGYIFHGNESGEPR, from the coding sequence ATGAAACTGTTACTCGTTGAAGATAATCACCTGTTAGTAAAAGAACTCCAAAAACAACTTAAGCAAGCGGGCTATATTACCGACACCACAGATAAAGCCGCCGAAGCCGACTACCTGATTAAAGAAACTCAGTATGACTGCGTGATTTTAGATATTGGCTTACCTGACGGTAATGGCTTAGAGCTATTAACCAATTGGCGCCATCAAGGAGTAAATACTCCTGTGATTATGCTCACAGCCCGCAGCCAATGGCATGAAAAAGTCGAAGGCTTTAACGCCGGCGCCGATGATTACTTAGCCAAACCTTTTCATGCGCAAGAGCTATTAGCACGGATTTCTGCACTAATTCAACGCGCCAGTGGCCGCATGAATAGCCCAGAGAAAAAGTTAACCGTGGCTGGCGTGACCTTAGATGAAGATGAGCAAACAGTTACAGTCAACGATACCTTGTTTGAACTGACGGCGATGGAATTTAGACTGCTGAAAATCTTTTTATTATCCCCTAAAAAGCTGCTGTCTAAGAGCCAGTTAACCGACAAGCTTTATCAATTTGATGATGAAAAAGAAAGCAACGTGGTTGAAGTGTATGTGACTCATTTACGTAAAAAATTAGGTAAAAGTGCCATCGAGACTCGCCGTGGCCAAGGCTATATTTTCCATGGCAATGAGAGTGGTGAACCGCGCTAA
- the crp gene encoding cAMP-activated global transcriptional regulator CRP produces the protein MALIGKPKPDPTLEWFLSHCHIHKYPAKSTLIHAGEDSDTLYYIVKGSVAVLIKDEEGKEMILSYLNQGDFIGELGLFEEQAERTAWVRAKQACEIAEISYKKFKQLIQVNPEILMKLASQMAYRLQSTSQKVGNLAFLDVAGRIAQTLLHLAKQPDAMTHPDGMQIKITRQEIGQIVGCSRETVGRILKMLEEQSLIQAHGKTIVVYGTR, from the coding sequence ATGGCGCTGATTGGTAAGCCAAAACCAGATCCAACCTTGGAGTGGTTTTTATCACACTGTCACATCCACAAGTACCCAGCCAAAAGCACTCTGATCCATGCAGGTGAAGACTCAGACACTTTATATTACATAGTTAAAGGTTCTGTCGCTGTATTGATTAAAGATGAAGAAGGTAAAGAAATGATCCTGTCTTATCTGAATCAGGGTGATTTCATCGGTGAACTGGGTCTGTTTGAAGAACAAGCTGAGCGTACCGCTTGGGTTCGCGCTAAACAGGCTTGTGAGATTGCCGAAATTTCTTATAAGAAATTCAAGCAGCTGATCCAAGTTAATCCAGAAATTCTGATGAAGCTTGCCTCACAAATGGCTTACCGCTTACAAAGCACTAGCCAGAAAGTAGGTAACTTAGCTTTCTTAGACGTAGCTGGTCGTATTGCCCAAACATTACTGCATTTGGCCAAACAGCCTGATGCTATGACGCATCCAGATGGCATGCAAATCAAGATCACCCGTCAAGAGATCGGCCAGATTGTTGGTTGTTCACGCGAAACCGTTGGGCGTATCCTGAAAATGCTAGAAGAGCAAAGCCTTATTCAAGCGCATGGTAAAACCATAGTTGTCTATGGTACTCGCTAA
- a CDS encoding tetratricopeptide repeat protein yields MQVTPWFHSVFFIACLSVISPVQAFSLPQPKEEVAATKVAFIQLNADAGDAEAQFLLGLMSISGRFVPIDKDEGIKRLQQAAAQQHPKALQALADIYYDGKLVPRDLNQALTGYQQLVTQGNEAARFRIGLIYAAGGKGVARDCGRAVDEFTQVGDTVSLGNVVWILSTCPEAKHRDGARALKLGLELLKNNQHDPSILDNLAAAYAEMGDFGAAVKVQQQAIDALSQNPSFEQHATEFRLRLISYLNRQAYREALPLK; encoded by the coding sequence TTGCAGGTAACACCTTGGTTTCATTCTGTGTTTTTTATTGCTTGCCTGTCAGTTATCTCGCCAGTGCAGGCATTCTCCTTGCCACAACCTAAAGAGGAAGTCGCGGCCACTAAAGTGGCATTTATTCAGTTAAATGCAGATGCTGGTGATGCTGAGGCGCAGTTTTTACTCGGGCTTATGTCAATTTCAGGACGTTTTGTCCCAATTGACAAAGATGAGGGCATAAAAAGGCTGCAACAAGCGGCGGCCCAGCAGCACCCGAAAGCGCTGCAGGCGTTAGCCGATATTTACTATGACGGTAAATTGGTGCCGCGTGACTTGAACCAAGCGTTAACGGGCTACCAGCAGTTAGTCACCCAAGGCAATGAAGCCGCAAGATTTCGAATTGGATTAATTTATGCCGCTGGCGGTAAAGGTGTGGCGCGCGATTGCGGCCGCGCTGTCGATGAGTTCACCCAAGTGGGTGATACTGTTTCTTTGGGCAATGTGGTGTGGATATTATCGACTTGCCCAGAAGCTAAGCACAGAGATGGCGCGCGGGCGCTAAAACTTGGTTTAGAGTTATTGAAAAACAATCAACACGACCCATCGATACTGGATAACCTGGCGGCGGCTTACGCTGAAATGGGGGATTTTGGCGCCGCGGTGAAAGTTCAGCAGCAAGCCATTGATGCGTTAAGTCAAAACCCCAGTTTTGAGCAGCACGCCACTGAGTTTCGTTTACGGTTAATTTCTTACTTAAATCGCCAAGCTTATCGCGAGGCGCTGCCGCTAAAATAA
- a CDS encoding phosphoribulokinase has translation MSAKHPIIAVTGSSGAGTTTTTTAFNHIFRQLGIKAACLEGDSFHNYTRVEMEALIRKAQKEKLNISYFGSQANDFAKLEQCFSQYGLTGQGETRRYLHTFDEAVPFNQMPGTFTQWQALEPDTDMLFYEGLHGGVVIDDINIAKHVDLLIGMVPIVNLEWIQKIVRDTTERGHSREKVTKTIVRSMDDYINCITPQFSRTHINFQRVPTVDTSNPFSAKEIPSLDESFVVIRFNGVGAVDFPTYLNMIHGSFMSRMDTMVVPGGKMSLAMKLILTPLIRDLFEKRKLLLKPVDE, from the coding sequence ATGTCAGCTAAACATCCCATCATTGCAGTGACTGGCTCATCGGGGGCTGGCACTACCACTACCACCACCGCCTTTAATCACATCTTTAGGCAGCTTGGGATTAAGGCCGCGTGCTTAGAGGGCGACAGCTTTCATAACTACACCCGCGTCGAAATGGAAGCGTTGATCCGTAAGGCACAAAAAGAGAAGCTAAATATTAGCTACTTTGGCAGCCAAGCCAATGATTTCGCAAAACTTGAGCAATGTTTTAGCCAGTATGGTCTCACAGGCCAAGGCGAAACTCGCCGCTATCTCCACACTTTTGATGAAGCCGTGCCTTTTAATCAAATGCCCGGCACTTTCACCCAATGGCAAGCGCTTGAACCCGATACCGATATGCTGTTTTACGAAGGCCTACATGGCGGCGTAGTTATTGATGATATCAATATTGCTAAGCATGTAGATTTGCTCATAGGTATGGTGCCCATAGTCAACTTAGAGTGGATCCAAAAGATAGTGCGCGATACCACAGAGCGCGGCCATAGCCGCGAAAAAGTGACTAAAACCATAGTGCGGAGCATGGATGATTATATTAATTGCATCACGCCGCAGTTTTCGCGCACCCATATAAACTTTCAGCGGGTGCCGACGGTTGATACCTCCAATCCTTTTAGCGCGAAAGAGATACCAAGCCTAGATGAAAGTTTTGTGGTGATACGTTTTAATGGCGTAGGCGCAGTGGATTTCCCGACTTACCTTAATATGATCCATGGCTCATTTATGTCGAGAATGGATACTATGGTGGTGCCTGGCGGCAAGATGTCGCTAGCGATGAAGCTCATTCTTACGCCGCTTATTCGCGACTTATTTGAAAAAAGAAAACTGCTGCTAAAACCAGTCGATGAATAG
- a CDS encoding YheU family protein, whose amino-acid sequence MLVPYESLQQLPSETVDNLIKEYLFAQVEDGGFGELDSEALKHAVARCHQALKRRELVVEYSEAEESIAIRLAQNCV is encoded by the coding sequence ATGCTTGTACCTTATGAATCGCTGCAACAACTACCCAGCGAAACCGTCGATAATTTAATTAAAGAATACTTGTTTGCCCAAGTTGAAGACGGCGGCTTTGGTGAGCTCGATAGTGAAGCGCTAAAGCACGCAGTAGCTCGTTGCCATCAGGCATTAAAGCGTCGCGAACTAGTGGTTGAATACAGTGAAGCAGAAGAGAGTATCGCTATTCGTTTAGCGCAGAATTGTGTCTAA
- a CDS encoding hydrolase, producing MTTVYNPPWWARNPHLQTILPVFSRYKDVPLWRQRLELSDGDFIDVDWLNYQQRHQGVLLLIHGLEGSSQSHYIKRMLHHCQQLGLCALVHHHRSCSGEMNRLARSYHSGDTADLRQSLVHIAGETNHAPIYACGYSLGGNMLAKYLGESGGNSQITRAVVVSAPLQLASCAKRLTRGFSQVYQAHLLKRLRIKTQQKLSLHPHAIKASQLNMLTSFYQFDDEITAPLHGFTGADDYYQQSSALHYLKAINTPTLVMHAKDDPFMGQEVIPTNAQLANQVEYELHSFGGHVGFIDGGTPWQPSFYLEKRVLSFLQLLKANHACTL from the coding sequence ATGACGACTGTCTATAACCCGCCTTGGTGGGCGAGAAACCCGCATTTACAAACCATCTTGCCGGTATTTAGCCGCTATAAAGACGTGCCCTTGTGGCGGCAACGCTTGGAATTATCTGATGGTGATTTTATTGATGTAGACTGGCTCAACTATCAACAGCGCCATCAAGGAGTATTGCTGTTAATTCATGGGCTTGAAGGCAGCAGCCAATCTCACTATATCAAGCGTATGCTGCATCACTGCCAACAGCTGGGACTATGCGCACTAGTGCACCATCACCGCAGTTGCTCTGGCGAAATGAACCGCCTTGCTCGCAGTTACCACAGTGGCGATACGGCGGATTTACGCCAAAGTTTAGTGCATATTGCCGGCGAAACTAACCATGCCCCCATTTATGCCTGTGGTTACTCCCTTGGCGGTAACATGCTGGCTAAATACCTTGGAGAAAGTGGCGGCAATAGCCAAATCACGCGCGCCGTGGTGGTATCGGCGCCGCTGCAACTAGCCTCTTGCGCTAAGCGTTTAACCCGCGGATTTTCACAAGTATATCAAGCGCATTTACTTAAGCGGTTACGGATTAAAACCCAGCAAAAACTCAGCCTACACCCCCATGCAATTAAGGCCAGCCAACTTAATATGCTCACTAGTTTTTATCAGTTTGATGATGAGATAACCGCGCCCCTGCATGGCTTTACAGGCGCCGATGATTATTACCAGCAATCCAGTGCCCTTCACTATTTAAAAGCGATTAACACCCCCACTTTAGTGATGCATGCCAAAGATGATCCTTTTATGGGGCAAGAAGTGATACCCACTAACGCTCAGTTAGCTAACCAAGTAGAATATGAGCTTCACTCCTTTGGGGGCCACGTAGGTTTTATTGATGGCGGCACCCCATGGCAGCCCAGTTTTTATCTTGAAAAACGTGTGCTGTCTTTTTTACAACTGCTGAAGGCCAACCATGCTTGTACCTTATGA
- a CDS encoding TAT leader-containing periplasmic protein, translating to MKRRTFLMGAGIATIAAGAGVGSYLVLHNRDMDQQQYDLVWLTFMPVILEGALPNMPEPHKIALNRTLDSIHATISVLPLTQQDELASLLWALNNRLSLWLLTGSVTPLIMREPSSLAQVLESWRLASMDVQIQAYLGLKDVILASFYALPEHWAGLGYKKPELIPPVNMEAK from the coding sequence ATGAAACGACGTACATTTTTGATGGGAGCAGGGATTGCTACGATAGCGGCCGGCGCGGGCGTTGGTAGTTATCTCGTCCTGCACAATCGCGATATGGATCAGCAGCAATACGATCTGGTGTGGCTGACCTTTATGCCGGTTATTCTGGAAGGCGCTTTACCTAATATGCCTGAACCTCACAAGATAGCGCTTAATCGCACTCTGGACTCCATTCATGCCACTATCAGTGTCTTGCCACTAACGCAGCAGGATGAATTAGCTAGCCTATTATGGGCGCTTAATAACCGTTTAAGCTTGTGGCTACTGACAGGCTCTGTGACTCCGTTAATCATGCGTGAGCCTAGTAGTCTGGCACAAGTGCTTGAAAGTTGGCGACTTGCGTCTATGGATGTGCAAATTCAAGCCTATCTCGGCCTTAAAGATGTGATCTTAGCTAGTTTCTATGCACTGCCAGAGCATTGGGCTGGGCTTGGCTATAAAAAGCCAGAGCTGATCCCCCCTGTGAATATGGAGGCCAAATGA